One genomic segment of Porphyromonadaceae bacterium W3.11 includes these proteins:
- a CDS encoding DUF853 family protein: MFDNQKRAYIAISQDKEITLNPQMANRHGLITGATGTGKTVTLQNLTETFSEMGVPVFVADIKGDFSGIAKAGGNNSSVMKRVERYQLAKKGFEFKAFPTQFWDVFGEQGHPVRTTITEMGPLLLERLLNLNDTQSAILSMIFKIADDNNLLLIDLKDLQKMVEFVGNNRNEYTTKYGNISPASIGAIQRALLRLENENAEHFFGEPELIVDDFIQTINGKGMVNILAADKLMHSPRIYTTFLLWLLSNLYESLPEVGDMDKPKLIFFFDEAHLLFNDMPKHLLDKVEQIVRLIRSKGVGIYFCTQNPADIPDSILGQLGNRVQHALRAYTPKDQKAVKVAAQTFRANPQYDTETVITQLETGEALVSFLDEKGAPQMVERAYILPPQSQIGPITEEERNQVIQESLVYGVYEKLIDRESAYEIISKRQDLKAEEQRQAELQKEALAREKELEKQRREAERQARAEAREKKAEGGSMLEDLIKQVGKSTQRQISNQLGRTITRTIFGTFFGKKR; encoded by the coding sequence ATGTTCGATAATCAGAAACGTGCTTATATTGCTATCTCTCAAGACAAAGAGATCACATTAAATCCCCAAATGGCAAATCGCCATGGTTTGATTACGGGGGCTACAGGGACGGGTAAGACTGTTACCCTACAAAACCTCACTGAAACATTTAGTGAAATGGGGGTTCCGGTTTTCGTAGCAGACATCAAAGGGGACTTCTCTGGGATAGCCAAGGCAGGTGGCAATAATTCAAGTGTTATGAAGCGTGTCGAACGTTATCAATTGGCGAAGAAAGGTTTTGAATTTAAGGCTTTTCCCACTCAATTTTGGGATGTATTCGGAGAGCAAGGACACCCTGTACGGACAACCATTACCGAGATGGGACCGCTGCTTCTCGAGCGTCTCCTTAACCTCAATGATACCCAAAGTGCTATCCTATCCATGATCTTTAAGATTGCAGATGATAATAACTTGCTCTTAATTGACCTCAAGGATTTACAAAAAATGGTAGAGTTTGTGGGGAATAATCGCAACGAGTACACTACGAAATATGGTAACATTTCACCAGCAAGTATCGGAGCTATACAGAGAGCGTTACTGAGATTGGAGAATGAAAATGCGGAACATTTCTTTGGCGAACCAGAATTGATAGTGGATGATTTCATCCAAACCATTAATGGCAAAGGGATGGTGAATATCTTGGCAGCTGATAAGTTAATGCACTCTCCACGCATTTACACTACGTTCCTACTATGGTTGCTCTCTAACCTCTATGAGAGTCTACCTGAGGTCGGTGATATGGATAAGCCCAAACTGATCTTCTTTTTTGATGAGGCCCATCTACTTTTCAATGATATGCCTAAGCATCTGTTGGATAAAGTGGAGCAGATAGTCCGTCTCATTCGCTCCAAAGGTGTAGGAATATACTTTTGCACGCAAAATCCTGCCGACATTCCTGACTCCATATTGGGTCAGCTAGGCAATCGTGTACAGCACGCCCTACGTGCCTATACTCCTAAGGATCAGAAGGCGGTCAAAGTGGCCGCTCAGACCTTCAGAGCCAACCCCCAATATGATACCGAAACGGTTATCACGCAGCTAGAGACTGGAGAAGCATTAGTCTCATTTCTAGACGAAAAGGGAGCCCCGCAAATGGTAGAACGTGCTTATATTTTACCTCCTCAGAGCCAGATCGGTCCGATAACAGAGGAGGAACGCAACCAAGTGATCCAAGAATCGCTTGTGTATGGCGTGTATGAAAAGTTAATAGACCGTGAATCCGCCTACGAAATAATCTCGAAGCGACAAGATCTGAAAGCGGAGGAACAGCGACAAGCGGAGCTACAAAAAGAAGCCTTAGCAAGGGAGAAAGAACTAGAAAAGCAAAGAAGGGAAGCGGAACGACAGGCACGTGCTGAAGCTCGAGAAAAGAAAGCGGAGGGAGGTAGCATGCTTGAAGATTTGATTAAGCAAGTCGGAAAAAGCACTCAACGACAGATTAGCAATCAGTTGGGCAGAACCATCACCCGTACCATATTTGGCACCTTCTTCGGTAAGAAAAGGTAA
- a CDS encoding solute carrier family 23 protein — MKKKMEAKSDKRFRYELEDKLGGVPLLLYGIQWFLVTIPTLIIVGALVGGLQYGNSIGQVFYIQKLFALVGLALIVQVLWGHRLPIVIGPATVLLVGIIATQSQGFDAIYSSIIIGGLILFILSFTPLIKRIKSIFTPRIIAVILALIAITLTPTILKMCFSGDVSEGTKYLFFITFFVFLLISNRLLSGIWKSTVLLWGMIIGTLVYRAISSDWSLGTPMGDPAEREFFISSFVFDPGVLLSFICCYVALFINELGSVQAVGQAIGADRQMERNVRGLRVTGLSNAVNGCFGIIGPVDFSISPGIIMTTGCASRYALIPAGIGLILCAVFPNVVIFLTSIPEAVMGGILFYLMCMQLGSSLQLIGNGHLINNFEDALVIAVPLMLALYTSFLPQNMVDSIPAFIQPIVANGFVVGVISVILMEHLLHRQPLSE; from the coding sequence GTGAAGAAAAAGATGGAAGCTAAATCGGACAAACGCTTTAGGTACGAACTGGAAGATAAGTTAGGTGGTGTCCCACTTTTGCTTTATGGCATACAGTGGTTCTTGGTGACGATACCAACGTTGATTATTGTAGGTGCTTTAGTCGGTGGTCTACAGTATGGCAATTCGATCGGACAGGTTTTTTATATTCAAAAACTTTTTGCTTTAGTCGGACTTGCTCTTATTGTCCAGGTATTGTGGGGGCATCGTTTACCTATCGTGATAGGACCAGCTACCGTACTTTTAGTGGGGATTATCGCTACTCAGTCTCAGGGCTTTGATGCGATTTATAGTTCTATCATTATTGGTGGATTAATTTTATTTATTCTTTCTTTTACACCTCTCATTAAACGCATTAAATCAATCTTTACCCCTAGAATTATCGCAGTAATACTTGCTTTGATAGCTATTACACTGACGCCGACGATTCTGAAGATGTGCTTTTCTGGCGATGTTTCTGAGGGGACAAAGTATCTATTCTTTATTACATTCTTCGTATTTTTACTCATTTCCAATCGTCTATTGAGTGGCATTTGGAAGAGTACTGTCTTGCTGTGGGGGATGATCATAGGGACGCTGGTATATAGAGCGATCTCATCGGATTGGTCTCTTGGTACACCTATGGGAGACCCTGCCGAAAGAGAGTTTTTTATCTCTTCATTCGTTTTTGATCCAGGAGTATTGCTCTCCTTTATCTGCTGTTACGTAGCATTATTTATAAATGAGTTAGGTTCTGTGCAAGCAGTAGGGCAGGCCATAGGTGCTGATCGTCAGATGGAGCGAAATGTCAGAGGCCTTAGAGTGACGGGGCTATCTAATGCTGTGAATGGATGCTTTGGAATCATTGGGCCAGTAGATTTCTCTATTAGTCCAGGCATAATTATGACTACAGGTTGTGCTTCTCGGTATGCTCTAATCCCGGCGGGAATAGGATTAATTCTCTGTGCAGTCTTTCCTAATGTAGTTATTTTTCTTACCTCTATTCCCGAAGCTGTGATGGGAGGTATATTATTTTACCTAATGTGTATGCAACTAGGGTCTTCATTGCAACTTATCGGTAATGGGCACCTAATTAATAATTTTGAGGATGCGTTGGTTATAGCCGTTCCTCTGATGCTTGCTCTCTACACTTCCTTTTTGCCTCAAAACATGGTTGATAGTATCCCCGCCTTTATTCAACCCATAGTGGCCAATGGTTTTGTGGTAGGAGTTATTAGTGTGATCTTGATGGAACACCTCCTTCATCGCCAACCATTATCAGAGTAG